DNA sequence from the Liolophura sinensis isolate JHLJ2023 chromosome 1, CUHK_Ljap_v2, whole genome shotgun sequence genome:
GTAATTTCGGAGATACACAACAGGCCAGCATACAGCTGATCACGCCACATCTAAAAATCTACATTCACCATCACATCATACTTTTTGTCTCTTGCACTGTGTGAGATGTTTGGTTTTCATGACTTTCATTCAACAAGTCAGTGATCAACAGATAAaacctatttcttctaaattatgggacacctggtctgctctttttagccaatacatatgtaaatgtagcaggaatatttaatttcttttttgtcacTTGGTTAGACCGTCTAAAGAACAACATCTTtcgtatctttacttttctaaaaGACTGGTGAAGAAATGTACTACTTTCAAAACttctaatatctgtcccaaaaattcgaagaattagggtacacagATTTAAGTCAAACAGGAATGTGGGACAAAGTAAGGTGTCCAGTAAATGCAGGATCTGACAGAATTCCAGAATGTAATTTCAGTCACGGATTGCAAACTATACCTGGGACTGAATCTGAAAACTACTGGAATCTTCTCCCAAGGTGCCAGAATACCCTGATTAGGTATAGCTGTTACGAGTGATGTTAGAACATTTGTTTTTCCTCTGCTCTTATCCACACCACTGCTCTGTTCTGCTAATGTAGCCTCTGTAGTCATGGTTAGATCTACACCCTGAACGAACAAAGAAGAGACTTGACAAGAACATTCAAAACTGGAAGGTGACTTGCACCATTGGCCATGTTGTATCCTTAGCAAAATAATCCTTAGcttgaaaacatcaaaatataaacataaatgatACAAAATATGAGTGTGCCTTCTACTAAACCGCTTCAAAAACACATTATAGAAGCAAGCAGTGTTTTATTAGGTGCTCATTTACAGGAGACCACAAGATATGATTTTCAAAGCATGCAAATAAGacatgaaattttaatattACCAGATCTTGTGATATATGCTGAACAGTTTGATAACACTACTGTACACCcttcatcaaaaaaaaatgatcaaaataatgatacatcaaaatacatatactaTAAACTTATATGAtacaaaatatgataaaaaatgattaaatgtcACGTATAAACTTACAGCCTCTTGAGCAATGGCATCTTCATCCAAGATGGCAACAAAGCTGACTGGCTCCGGACCATTGTTATACAAAATGGCTGGATGAGCTTTGTCTGTACCATAGTATGTGGGTCCAAACTGTATACAGTCCATCTTCTCTTCTGTTTCCATGGACAGCAGCTCTAATGCTCGTTCCATAATGTTACCTCGTACACGAACAGTTTTGCTTTTCTCACATCCCTCAAGTTTAACTCtgaataaagagaaaaagaataTTATTGATACAAGAGATATGAGGTCTCAACTGCATATGATCAGTTATGTAAAGTTGTGTATTTCTTGTTCCAGTATATGATGCATCCTTACAAGATGGATATGACCAATTTGAGTTTACGTAAAACTTTGAATATCTCTTTCCAAAAATAACCTcatattgtataaatataatcaGTTACTGACTTTTTTTATTCAACCGACAGACTGAATCCCAGCACATCCAAATGAACCCCTGAAGACGCTGAACCAAGTTTCAAACAGACATTTAccaaacattcaacatttaattattcattttagAACATTTGACAATGCACTTACTTGAACTCTTCATCAATTCTGTCAGCTTTGTTTGTCACAAGTTCCACCtaaaaatggtcaaattaatatattattaaatttgcATGTGAGTTGGAAAgaaggaaaacaacaaaaacaaacatcagaGTGACAGGTTCTATGAATTATTTTCAAGGATTAAAAAAACAGTCTTGCTGTTATAATACCCAGAAAATCTAGCATGACTTCACTAGGTCACAAATCAACAGCTAGAGTAATATAAGCAGTTATAACTCAGTTACAGTAATACTTTTGAATTCTTCTGGCATTTCAACATGGAGAACAGCGTTGTTCACAAATTTACAAATCAGGATCCACCACAAAATTACCTTGACAGACTGCACACTTTTGGCAGATACAATCCCTGTTGTTGGCACAATAGAGATGGGCTTATCTCCATTGTATTTGATTCGGAACTCTCCTGGCTTGGAACCATTGTTAACAATTTTCACGCTTTTGGACAAGACTTTACTGTTAGCCACAACGCTTCCAAAGTCAACTCCCCTGTCCACTTCTAGGGATGCTTGAGCAGGATATCTACAAGTAATAAAATTAAGTTCGGACAATAAAGTTAAACCAGTGCAAtacaaaagttttaaaacatgtttcttTCATTAGGATCTACATaaagaacaaatgaaaaaaaaattgtatttcattGTCAATGCTTTCATACACTTCCTAATGAACTATGGCATCGTGATCAATTACCAACAAGATCATGATAATAATACAGAACATTATCCTTGGTTTCATGCATATACCTAAGTCATTATATTATTGAGAAAGTATTTGAAAGtttcaatatattttgacaaacaaGATATGTTTATACAGGACTAATGACAGTCAATGATAATGTTTGAAACTTTCAGCTGCATTCATTTTTAGAAGGATGATTCAAAATTAAATGATACTCTGAACAACTGGACACATACGCCTGTACTGGAACTTCCACAACATCTCCGTCCACTGTGATGACAAGTCGGTCCTGTGCTTTGGTTGATTCGGGTGTCTCATATTCCACCACAGCTGGAACACACAGGCCAGGAGCAACTGGATTTTCTGGGTTTTTCACTTTCAGCTTAAACTTCTGCAAACACAGATATGAATTAATCATTCTCTTAAGTGTTTTTCAgatgaacatgtaaatattgtgGTGACAGCCAATGTCcaaaacatataaaaacaatgaagttaaaattaaaattactgACAATTATATAAACAGATCAGTAGTACGAGTATGATACCATATGCTGATGAAATGTGTCTAAATGTCCTTTACAAAGTTTACTTCAATTTACCTTGATCATAAAATTACTGCAGTTTACAGTGGTAAAGAAATCTACGACTAACTGACATTTGACAATAACAAATAGATGACAATCAAATAACAGACTGGAAAAAGGtcaataaacatacatatctTCAACACCAAAGAACTAACTGTACTTAGTTGAATGTTcctttttcaaaacttttcatttatttacggAATAACGTCCTCGGGAACTACCTTACCTTTGATTTTGGCCCATAGTAACGAATATTTTTGCTGGTTTTGCTAATGTTTTTAACAGTGACATGTACTTGGTAAAGAGTATTCGGTTCTGTGTCACAAAATTCTACGACAGATGGGGTGATGCGAATTCCGGCAGTATCGCCATCCATTTTCAATGATTAAAATGACTATGACCATCTGTAAGAAATCATTGCAAACTAAAGTCACTAACGAACTGTCATTTTGACATGTTCGATCGCGTTTCTCACCACCACCGCCATATTGTTTGGTGGTTGTTGCGCGCAGTAAGACCATATGATTCATAGCCGCCGTATCGTATCTATTAAAACCGTTTTTCAGAAATTTCTCTGATATATTTTTTAGATAATATCAAATTGCTTCtcaaacatgttaaatatgTCCGCATTTATAGCAATTACTATactaaaagataaataaaagcTGTAACTTATTATGAACTGATGGCTACCTGTAAGTTTCGACAGCTTTGGAGATCCTGGTTACCTAGCAATCCGCCATTAAACTTCAACAACACATCGGAAActgcaaataaatacaaaactggCAGTTTCTGTCGAGTGTTAGAAGTTTAAACAGTTATCAATATGGGAGTTGACTACTACAATATACTGGGGCTGACACGCAGTGCGGCTAGTGgagacattaaaaaaaagtaagTGTGCTTCATCCAAACAACCGCCACATTCGCCAGCTGACCTACAGTTTCACATTCGTGCATCGTTGGATGAGATTTTGTTTATGGTCTTAAAGGTTCCTTTTAATACAGAAATATTGTACAGTTTCCTTTCACATAATAGTACAGCATTTCAAACATGGCCATACCGTAATTTAAATTACATAATTTGAATGTGTAACAGTAATTTTTGTGTCCGAAGACCATGTGGTGTAGGAGCCCATCGATGAATGAAAATAGAAAACATTGTGTGGTAGAAATATCAGTTAATAAAATAATGTGATCTGTAAAGTTGTTCATGGTGACTTAATtacttttaatacttttttcaGCTATCGAAAACTTGCCTTGAAATTTCACCCAGAGAAAAACCCTAATGACCAAGCAGCATATGACAAGTTCAAGCAGCTGGCAGAAGCATATGATGTGCTTagtgactgtaagttatgttaATAGAATCATAGCTTTGGGTCAAAAATGGTTTTACTGTAATAAAAGAAAGTGCGTAAAGTTTGAATAAACATTATTAATGTGTGTACAATAGCCAGATGAAATTATTAAGTAGTGATTACAGAGAACAGTTATTGGTACATGTTATATTTGTGATGAAAATAAATCGCAGAAATtaataatctgttacattttaatgggaaaaagtgttttcctttttgttgcTCTTTTACAGTGAGGAAAAGAGCTGTGTATGATCAGTTTGGAGAAGAAGGGTTAAAAAATGGAGTGCCAGAAGGCAGTGGGGAAACAGGTGCCTGGACCAAGGGTTACACATTTCATGGCAACCCTGACAAAGTCTTCCGAGATTTCTTTGGTGGAGATAACCCATTCCAAGGTATAACTGCTTAACACCTCAAAGATGTTGGATAATACTTTAACATTGAAAAGTGTAGATAGTGGGAAAATATTCTTCACTCGACTTAGAAACCTGCATTtgaatatgtgaaatatcctGAAATATGGTGCTTAAAGaccaaattaaaaaaagaaaagacctGAAAGACCTGCATGAAAACTATCCAGAGGCCTCcatggttagcatgctagccaGGCGCAATGACCCTAGAGCCTCTCACTAATATGGTTCAAGCCCAGcccatgctggcctcctctctggccgtgtgtgggaaggtttgctagcaacctgcagatggtagtgaGTTACCCCcagctctgctcagtttcctcccatcataatgctggtcgcagtcatacagattaaatattcttgagtattatgTAAATAATTTGCCATTCACATGTTACATTTTAATATGACAGCTGAAGAGTTTCAAACCTGCATTGTGCAATTACCCTTTAGAAACACACCTGTACCCAATGATAGACAGAGTTATATTCATACAAAAAACATTTCCCACCCTTTCTCCTCCAAATTAGATGTTATGGTTCTCTTTTCCTTTTTCCACTGCAacctataaaataaatgttgatcAAGATTTGTCAGTTGATGCCTTGACTGTGGAGAAATTATTTAGATGATTTTAACCATCCATCTTACAATGCTATTGTATCCATTGAAGGCTTGTACAGTTTATGTCAGGCTTGAATAACATTGTAACAGTCATATTTATCTTCAGCTGCTTGTACATTACTGCGGACAGCTTGTACACCTTACTTCCAGTACCAGATAACCCTGTTCTGTTCTGGCTGATCTTCGTCTTGAGATGGCATTAACTATTTATCATTAAAGAGAGTAAATAGATCATTGAAGGGTTGGACAGATGTCTCTTCTCTGTAGTAATTACACACTAAATTATTAACAGCCTGCAATTCTTTGTCATCTGAGTTGGGGGTCTTCTACTGTTACTAAGAATGCATGAATGATTAATGGCTTAACACCAGTTGCTACTAAGAGAACTGTTTCTCATTGTAACTGCTTCCCAGTGATAGAACAGGAGGTGGGTAGTCTTCTGCTATTGAAAGTTGCATGTTGCTGGGATTGTACACTGTTGTACCTAGAAGAACATAACTGTATTGAGTGAATATTTAAATCTTTAACTTGTCTTCAGATTTACTCCCTGTTTTTTGGGCATCATGTGGGCATGAGACACTTACCAGAAAATCATCCTGATGAGCACTGCAAGGTTGATCCAAATCTAGAATATCTGTGCGTTATGCAGTAACTTTCTGTATGTCAGCACTCAGATTTACCAATGTTTTGTGGTGATGTTTGTGCAGAATTCTATGACCGCGTGGACGGCGACCTGAGTATGGGGTTTGGAGGGCTGGCAGGCAGAGGCAGGAAGAAGCAGGATCCACCCATAGAGAGAGATCTGGCTCTCTCACTGGAAGAAGTTTATCATGGCTGTAccaaaaagatgaaaatttcACGCAGGGTAAGAACTACGATATTGTTACGTTATAAACAACTAGTGAAGAAATTAGAAAGTCATTGTACAAGTCTGTTTGCTTAATACttttacatgttaaaatttctttccaaatttttttttcttttatttatgttgATAACAGAACTCATGTTGATAGGTGTTGACTTCTGCCCATTGTTTTTCAACTTGTCCGTGTTTCAGGTGAGGTTACATACAACTAAAATCGTGTTAATGGTCTGATTTTCAGGTCATGAATGATGATGGTCATACATCGAGTATCagggacaaaattttaacaataaCTGTGAAGAAAGGGTGGAAGCCTGGAACAAAAATAACATTCCCACAAGAGGGAGATCAGGGGCCAAATAACGTACCAGGTTGGTGTATTTGTTATAATCAGTCTAAGGTGGAACTTGAAGAATTTACTTTTAAAACTGACTGCTCACATGCTCAGGCATATTGAGTACACACAAGTAAAAGCTGGTGGTCATTTGTCTAAGAATAAAGATTCAGTTTTGTGCTGCAGGAGGCTGATTTGAAAAGATGATCCCTAGTGAAACAGATCTATGGTTTACATTATGAATACATGCTCATCATACGTACATGCAGTGAAAGAAACATACGTACACACAGTGAAAGAAACATACGTACACACAGTGAAAGAAACATACGTACACACATTTGAAGAAACTTCAGCTTGACTGTCTTTCATACTGTTTTGCTCCAATACCACTGGTGTTCAGTAACaaatatgattttttcttttcacagctgatattgtgtttattgtgAAAGACAAATTACACCCGAACTTCCGGAGAGAGGGTGTCAATTTGATCTACACAGCCGATGTTCCCCTGGGCAAGGCTTTGACTGGCTGTACGGTGGACGTTCACACCTTGGATGACAGGACGCTTCATATCCCTATTAATGATATTGTCAAGTAAG
Encoded proteins:
- the LOC135471557 gene encoding dnaJ homolog subfamily B member 13-like, with the protein product MGVDYYNILGLTRSAASGDIKKNYRKLALKFHPEKNPNDQAAYDKFKQLAEAYDVLSDLRKRAVYDQFGEEGLKNGVPEGSGETGAWTKGYTFHGNPDKVFRDFFGGDNPFQEFYDRVDGDLSMGFGGLAGRGRKKQDPPIERDLALSLEEVYHGCTKKMKISRRVMNDDGHTSSIRDKILTITVKKGWKPGTKITFPQEGDQGPNNVPADIVFIVKDKLHPNFRREGVNLIYTADVPLGKALTGCTVDVHTLDDRTLHIPINDIVKPGYVKVVPGEGMPISTNPTEKGDLIIEFNIMFPTTLSPERKEVVRSALLL